A region from the Nesterenkonia lacusekhoensis genome encodes:
- a CDS encoding HU family DNA-binding protein → MALNRSELVAAVAEKSDNSQAAVNGVLDAVFEVFTEQVSQGEKVTIPGWLAVERTERAARTGRNPQTGETIQIPAGYSVKLSAGSKLKAAASK, encoded by the coding sequence ATGGCACTGAACCGCAGCGAGCTCGTCGCCGCAGTCGCAGAGAAGTCGGACAACTCCCAGGCCGCCGTCAACGGCGTGCTGGATGCCGTCTTCGAGGTCTTCACCGAGCAGGTCTCCCAGGGCGAGAAGGTCACCATCCCCGGCTGGCTGGCTGTGGAGCGCACCGAGCGTGCAGCTCGCACCGGCCGCAACCCGCAGACCGGCGAGACCATCCAGATTCCGGCCGGCTACTCCGTGAAGCTGTCCGCAGGCTCCAAGCTGAAGGCCGCCGCCTCCAAGTGA